TTCATGATTTTCTCACTATTTTAAATTTACCATTGAGTGAATTTTTAGTCCGTTTTTTCAACGGACACTAAGCCATTTCACGGGCATTAATCCATTTTTCTATTTGAATGTAGGCATATAATCTTTTGCTTTTGGCAGGCTCTTAATAAGCTTGTTATCAAACATAAATTGCGCGTAATCATCGTAACGTTTTAAGTCGATAGCAGCTGGGCGTAATGCAAAACGTGTTAACGTATCGCGCCATGCTCGTTTATTAAGCTCATTGTTTAAGGTATCAGGGGCATAGTTAACAAATTCATTCCAAGCTTCCTTGGGGTGGTTAACAATATAAATGGTGGCTTGTTCTAGGGCTTTATTAAAAGCATTAATCATCGCTGCATCATATTTTTTAGCATTAGCTACAAATATAAGTTCATCATAAGCTGGAACACCGTGTTCTTCAGGGAAGTAAGCTTTAGCTTTAAAGCCTTCTAATGCCAGTTGATTCGTTTCAAAATTGCGTAAACCACCCCAAATAGCATCAACTTTACCCGATGCTAATGATGCTGATAATGCCCAACCCACGTTAATGATTTCTAATTCATCGTAACTGACATTGACGGTTTCTAGCATTTTACCGATGGTCGCTTCTTCACTTCCTGAAATAGCAACACCTACTTTTTTACCTTTCAAATCGCTTAGTGAATTAATTTTTCCGTTATCGAGTACCATTAGTGTGTTTAATGGCGTAGCGATTAACGTCGCGGAACGTACTAAAGGTAACCCTTCTGCAACATCAATAATTAGATTCGGCTGATAAGTAATAGCAAGGTCAATGTTACCTGCTGCTACTAATTTGGGGGGCATACTTGGATCTGCTGGTTCTTGAATAACCACATTTAAACCTTGTTCTTTAAAGTAACCACGTTGTTGTGCCACGATAATTGGGCCATGGTTCGGGTTAACAAACCAATCTAACATCAGAGTGACTTTTTTATCTTCAGCTTGTGCTGTAAATGAGAGTAACGAGGCCGCCAAAGTAAGCGTGGTTAAGATGAAATTCTTTTTCATGTAGTGTATTTCCTTATTGTATTTAAAGAGTGTGCATTGTTTATGAATTAATATGGTTGAGCTTTAGTTGTACGCAAATGGGTATTCATATTTGCTATTTTAATTTTCTATTTTAATTTTCTAATTTAAATAAGAGAAAACGTGCTTTCAGGCCTCCCATGGGATCAGTTTTTTTAATAACTTATCGGTGATGAAATATAAGCTAACCGAAATTGTAGACAGGATAAATAAAGCGGCGAACATTTCATCAATCAACATGCGAGCATTAGCCTGTAGCATTAAATAACCCAAGCCTTCACTTGAGCCAACCCATTCACCCGCAACGGCGCCAATCGGAGCAATAACAACCGCGACACGAATACCAGAAGCTAAGGTGGGTAACGATGCTGGTAATTGAATATGACGCAACATCTTCCATTTACTCGCATTCATGGTTTTAGCTAAGTCGAGATAGCCTGTTGGTGTGTTTTTTAACCCGTCATAACAACAAGTTGTCACAGGGAAAAAGATGATCATTGCGGCCATGACTATTTTTGAAGCAATGCCATAACCTAACCAGATCATCAAAATAGGTGCGATGGCAAAAACGGGGATGGCTTGGCTAGTAATTAAAATCGGCAATAACCAACGTTTGATTGGTTTAAATAACAACATCTGCAAGGCAAAACATAAGCCCATGGATAAGCCTAATAATAAGCCGAGTATGATCTCTTGAGTGGTCACCCAACTATGCCTTAATAAAACGTCATAGCGTGCAATCAAACGTTCGAACACAGATAAAGGCTCCGGCAGAATGAAAGCAGGTAATTTAAATAGGATCACAACCGCTTGCCAAATGGCAATAATCACTGCAAAAGTAAGTAACGAACGTAGTACTGGATGTAGGGTTTTATCCTTACTTTTAATCGGTTTCGCTAGGTTAATCATGGGAGGTAAATTACTCATAATCTTGCTCCAACCGCTCTAAAATTTGTTGCTGTAAACTTGTGCTTTGAGTATCAAATGCTCTTGGGGTTTCGCTATCAGGCACTGTTAATGATTCTGCAAAGGCTGGTTGACCTTGCATAATATAAAGTTGATTAGCTAAGCGAATTGCTTCCTGTGGATCGTGAGTAATCAACACCACTGTTTTATCTTTTAATAATTGATGGGCTAGGTTTTGTAAACGATAGCGAGTGACTGCATCTAATGCTGAAAAAGGTTCGTCCATCAATACCACTGGTTTGTTTTGCATTAAGGTTCTAGCTAACGCAACACGTTGACGCATACCGCCAGATAATTGCTGTGGTAAATAATGTGTTTTATCGGACAGGCCTACTTGCTCTAATAGCTGTTGTGCTTTTGCAATGTGTAGTGATTTTTGTTGTTTATCAGTCTTGTGACTTTTGTTACTGAGCTTTTCACTTAACAGAACATTGTCTAATACCGATAACCATGGCATTAATAAATCTTGCTGAGCCATATAAGCGATTTGGTTTTGTAAAGGCAGGTTAGTGCTGGTGGATAGTTGTCCTGACCATGCGACTTTATCAATCAATAAATTAGCGAGGTAACGTAATAGAGAGCTTTTACCGCAACCGCTTCGCCCTAAAATACAGGTCCATTGTGCAGCAGGAAAGTGCATGTTCAGCGATGACAGTACGTATTGTTCACTATGGTGATAACGTAAGCTTGCATCTTTAATATCAATACTCGGTGCATTTATTTCATTCGATATTGTTTGCTTTGATAATGTTTGCTTTGGCACAGCTTGCTTCGATGAATGCTTATTGTTCATGCTTAACATCTATTGATTCAGCTTGTAAAAATGATCAACAGGGCCACGGCCTTTACCAATCTTAAGTTGATCAGCATGTTGTAGCGCTTGAGTTATATAATCTTTGCCCAATTGTACTGCTGTTGTTAGATCATTACCTTGAGCAAGATAAGAAGCGATGGCTGAAGATAAGGTGCAGCCGGTACCGTGATTGTTGTTAGTATCAACACGTTTTGCTGTCAGTTGTTGTACTGAATCCGGTAAAATTAATAAATCATTACTGTTTTCGTCTTGTTCTAAATGCCCACCTTTTAATAAGACTGCTTTCGCACCTAATAAACGTAATGCGTCAATCATTGTTTGCATTTCATGTTCGCTGGTGGGAAGTCGACTGTCAATTAACGCTGCCCCTTCAGGTAGGTTTGGCGTGATTAAATCAGCCATTGGCAGTAGTTCAGTTTTTAAGGTTTGAATGGCTACTTTTTCTAATAGCAAATCGCCATTGGTCGTGACCATTACAGGATCGATAACTAAAAAGGGTGGTTTGTATTGCTTGAGCTTTTTAGCAACTACGTTGATGATGTCGCAATCCGCTAGCATGCCTACTTTTACTGCAACAATGTTGAGGTCACTAAAAACAGCATCTAACTGCTTTTCAACATGCTCGAGCGGAATCGGAAATATAGCGGATACGCCAAGTGTATTTTGTGCGGTAATAGCGGTGATTGCCGAACAAGCGTAACTGCCTGTCGCTGAAATAGCTTTAATATCTGCTTGGATGCCTGCACCGCCACTGCTGTCAGAACCAGCAATAGTCAATACAATGGGTGTGCTAATAGGTGTAGAAATAGCGTTAAGAATAAGGTCAGACATAATGGCTCCGATGAAAACGCGAGCGGAACTTATATCAACCAACATCAAGCAAAGAGATGCTACAGGGATGGTTTATAAATAGTTCCCTGCGTCAGTGTTAACTGTATCAGGTTCAACGGGTATCGATGTTTTATCAATGAATCTTGATATCACATTCGTTCTCAGCCAAAGGCTCCCCGACTATAATTGCGCCAAATCATAACAAGTTCTGCTAAAAGCGCAATCAAACATATTGGTAAGATGAAATTTATAGAGGTTTCAATTGCTTAAGGTTTACATTAAAAAGGAGCAAAATTAACAAATAGGAAATACATATTGTTTTCTAAAATGCGGGAAATTGAAACTCGATATCGAGTAACAAAAAGCAGCTTAATAATGGGCTATTAAGCTGCTTTTTACTAAAGGTAAATTGTTAACAAGTGAGCCTTTACTGATACTTTACAAAATTAGTGAGTGTTAAAAAACTATTCACTACCTAAAAAACCACCTGTTTGATGTGCCCATAATTGTGCATAAACACCGTTTTTAGCAATCAATTCTTGGTGACTACCTTGCTCAATAATATTCCCTTTATCTAATACAATTAAACGGTCCATAGCGGCAATAGTCGATAAACGATGGGCAATGGCAATAACCGTTTTGCCTTGCATCAATTCATACAAGCTTTCTTGAATCGCCGCTTCAACTTCTGAGTCTAAGGCTGATGTCGCTTCATCTAATACTAGAATAGGTGCATCTTTTAATAGTACGCGAGAGATAGCAATACGCTGACGTTGGCCACCTGAAAGTTTCACGCCACGTTCCCCGACTTGCGCGTCGTATCCAACGTTACCTTCGTTATCTGTCAGAATTGAAATAAACTCATGTGCCTGAGCTTGTTTCGTTGCATTGACCATTTCCTCTTCTGTTGCATCAGGACGTCCGTAGAGAATATTTTCTCGGATAGAACGATGTAATAATGAAGTATCTTGAGTCACCATGCCTATCTGTAAACGCAAACTTTCTTGCTGCACTGCTTTAATGTCTTGGCCATCAATAATGATTTGGCCCTTTTCCACATCATAGAAACGTAATAATAGGTTTACTAAGGTAGATTTACCTGCACCTGAACGACCGACTAAACCAATTTTCTCACCGGCTTTAATATTCAAATCAAAGTTTTCAATCACGCCTTTATTTTCACCGTAATGGAAACTCATTTGTTTAAAGTAGATGTTACCTTTAGAGACGACTAATGGCTTTGCATCTTCTTTATCTTTAATAATATTAGGTTTAGCAAGGGTGTTCATACCGTCTGTTACAGTACCAATGTTTTCAAATAGGGCACTTAGTTCATACATGATCCATTGTGACATGCCGTTTAAACGCAGTGCTAAACTGATCGCGACGGCAATCGCGCCAACCGTGATTGCACTTTGCATCCATAACGATATTGATAAGGCTGTAATTGCAAATGCTAAGGTGTAATTTGATATTTGTACGCAAATATTAATACCTGTTGCTAAGCGCATTTGACGGTAAACTGTCTCTAAAAATCCAGTCATACCTTGTTTAGCATAAGCTGATTCCGAGTCGGTATGCGCAAATAATTTAACCGTTGATATATTGGTGTAGCTGTCAACAATACGACCCGTCATCGTTGAGCGAGCATCGGCTTGTTCTACCGCTACTTTTTTTAACTTGGGTATAAAGTAGTATTGAATACAAGTATATATC
Above is a genomic segment from Psychromonas sp. L1A2 containing:
- a CDS encoding ABC transporter substrate-binding protein; translated protein: MKKNFILTTLTLAASLLSFTAQAEDKKVTLMLDWFVNPNHGPIIVAQQRGYFKEQGLNVVIQEPADPSMPPKLVAAGNIDLAITYQPNLIIDVAEGLPLVRSATLIATPLNTLMVLDNGKINSLSDLKGKKVGVAISGSEEATIGKMLETVNVSYDELEIINVGWALSASLASGKVDAIWGGLRNFETNQLALEGFKAKAYFPEEHGVPAYDELIFVANAKKYDAAMINAFNKALEQATIYIVNHPKEAWNEFVNYAPDTLNNELNKRAWRDTLTRFALRPAAIDLKRYDDYAQFMFDNKLIKSLPKAKDYMPTFK
- a CDS encoding ABC transporter permease, with product MSNLPPMINLAKPIKSKDKTLHPVLRSLLTFAVIIAIWQAVVILFKLPAFILPEPLSVFERLIARYDVLLRHSWVTTQEIILGLLLGLSMGLCFALQMLLFKPIKRWLLPILITSQAIPVFAIAPILMIWLGYGIASKIVMAAMIIFFPVTTCCYDGLKNTPTGYLDLAKTMNASKWKMLRHIQLPASLPTLASGIRVAVVIAPIGAVAGEWVGSSEGLGYLMLQANARMLIDEMFAALFILSTISVSLYFITDKLLKKLIPWEA
- a CDS encoding ABC transporter ATP-binding protein, with amino-acid sequence MNNKHSSKQAVPKQTLSKQTISNEINAPSIDIKDASLRYHHSEQYVLSSLNMHFPAAQWTCILGRSGCGKSSLLRYLANLLIDKVAWSGQLSTSTNLPLQNQIAYMAQQDLLMPWLSVLDNVLLSEKLSNKSHKTDKQQKSLHIAKAQQLLEQVGLSDKTHYLPQQLSGGMRQRVALARTLMQNKPVVLMDEPFSALDAVTRYRLQNLAHQLLKDKTVVLITHDPQEAIRLANQLYIMQGQPAFAESLTVPDSETPRAFDTQSTSLQQQILERLEQDYE
- the thiD gene encoding bifunctional hydroxymethylpyrimidine kinase/phosphomethylpyrimidine kinase: MSDLILNAISTPISTPIVLTIAGSDSSGGAGIQADIKAISATGSYACSAITAITAQNTLGVSAIFPIPLEHVEKQLDAVFSDLNIVAVKVGMLADCDIINVVAKKLKQYKPPFLVIDPVMVTTNGDLLLEKVAIQTLKTELLPMADLITPNLPEGAALIDSRLPTSEHEMQTMIDALRLLGAKAVLLKGGHLEQDENSNDLLILPDSVQQLTAKRVDTNNNHGTGCTLSSAIASYLAQGNDLTTAVQLGKDYITQALQHADQLKIGKGRGPVDHFYKLNQ
- a CDS encoding ABC transporter ATP-binding protein; the protein is MYKFFENLVPALDDQEPTQPPKTLVAFCMHYTKGYKKALFAMTLLTALLAILEVSLFGFMGQLVDWLITKNPETLLQDEGQKLLIMSIIVLVLIPLLILLHSLIVHQILLGNYPMSIRWFAHRYLLKQSVSFYQDDFAGRIATKVMQTALAVRETVMKLLNVMVYILVYLISMIVMVAQADYRLAIPMLVWLVIYTCIQYYFIPKLKKVAVEQADARSTMTGRIVDSYTNISTVKLFAHTDSESAYAKQGMTGFLETVYRQMRLATGINICVQISNYTLAFAITALSISLWMQSAITVGAIAVAISLALRLNGMSQWIMYELSALFENIGTVTDGMNTLAKPNIIKDKEDAKPLVVSKGNIYFKQMSFHYGENKGVIENFDLNIKAGEKIGLVGRSGAGKSTLVNLLLRFYDVEKGQIIIDGQDIKAVQQESLRLQIGMVTQDTSLLHRSIRENILYGRPDATEEEMVNATKQAQAHEFISILTDNEGNVGYDAQVGERGVKLSGGQRQRIAISRVLLKDAPILVLDEATSALDSEVEAAIQESLYELMQGKTVIAIAHRLSTIAAMDRLIVLDKGNIIEQGSHQELIAKNGVYAQLWAHQTGGFLGSE